One segment of Pontibacter akesuensis DNA contains the following:
- a CDS encoding Ig-like domain-containing protein produces the protein MRTFFTYKVGCLILFLFMSFGIKSVQAQITITSTNVCATQGVGFTINISGTGFKNGNQNFFEASATEDFATTFLSGETLNAKNGSNSEFTLIVDGTSVLVSQVRRIYFRIRVGKTETVSNYLPLVVVGAPSTPAPSVARCGPGQVTLTASGAPSGVEYRWYTSPTNTAAITGATGATYTTESIATSTPYYVSMISGGCESARTEVRAVINSIPTASITPTTTAPFCAGGSVTLTAVANPTAPTAGSYTYQWLKDNSIINGATNSTYSATTSGNYTVVITNPVGSCASVPSNSVAVTVNAPTVLITNPAAVCAPTTIDLTAAAVTNGSSAGLTYSYWTNAAATTALANPKAVSASGTYYIKGTNTSGCFDIKPVTVTVNPTKSSQGSITLVEPAVVEPGKSAKYVVGSDMQNNGDAVGFRWTMTGGGQTTPLGTTSTAELTIQNVPNYEFTLTCELTAKPGACYTSSSYQVVSSTITPLPVEIIYFNAAKKGKDVQLNWATAMEERNVGFDVEVSEDGKVFRKLGFVPTLNGNSQVKQVYTYTDRENGKYGARYYRLKQLDTDGKFEYFSVKAVNFGAVSYSINAFPNPIEGAAIRLAVQAEEKGSLQVRVMNGLGTEVIAKTIAVGKGQSEEQILLGESLPKGVYYLRTEMGGIVKSFKLVKK, from the coding sequence ATGAGAACATTTTTTACTTACAAAGTAGGCTGCTTGATCCTGTTTCTTTTTATGAGTTTTGGAATCAAAAGTGTTCAAGCACAGATTACTATAACATCCACAAATGTCTGTGCCACCCAAGGCGTGGGATTTACTATAAATATTAGTGGCACAGGATTTAAAAACGGAAATCAAAACTTTTTTGAAGCTTCTGCTACTGAAGATTTTGCAACAACCTTTCTTTCTGGAGAAACTCTCAATGCTAAAAATGGTTCTAACTCTGAGTTTACGCTGATAGTTGATGGAACTTCAGTTTTAGTAAGCCAGGTTCGTAGAATTTACTTCAGAATTCGAGTTGGAAAAACTGAAACTGTATCCAATTATTTACCTTTAGTAGTTGTAGGTGCTCCCTCAACACCAGCACCATCTGTAGCTCGTTGTGGACCCGGTCAGGTAACCTTAACGGCTTCAGGTGCCCCAAGTGGAGTTGAATACCGTTGGTATACATCACCTACAAATACGGCTGCAATTACTGGTGCAACAGGTGCAACTTATACAACAGAATCTATAGCAACCTCGACACCTTATTATGTTTCCATGATATCAGGAGGTTGCGAAAGTGCTAGAACAGAAGTGAGAGCAGTAATCAACTCAATTCCTACAGCTTCAATCACGCCAACAACAACAGCGCCGTTCTGTGCTGGAGGATCAGTAACGCTTACGGCGGTGGCTAATCCTACAGCACCAACTGCTGGTAGCTATACTTATCAGTGGCTAAAGGACAATAGTATCATAAATGGAGCTACTAACTCAACCTATAGCGCCACAACATCAGGAAACTACACTGTTGTCATTACAAATCCTGTTGGATCGTGTGCTAGTGTTCCTTCAAACTCAGTGGCAGTGACGGTGAATGCTCCTACAGTACTAATTACCAATCCTGCGGCAGTCTGTGCACCTACAACAATTGATCTAACGGCTGCAGCAGTCACTAATGGTAGCTCAGCAGGGCTTACTTATAGTTACTGGACAAATGCCGCGGCTACTACGGCTCTAGCTAATCCCAAAGCTGTTTCTGCTTCGGGAACTTACTACATAAAGGGTACCAATACCTCAGGATGCTTTGATATCAAGCCAGTAACAGTGACGGTGAATCCAACTAAATCATCTCAAGGTAGTATCACACTGGTTGAGCCAGCTGTTGTTGAACCTGGAAAATCAGCAAAGTATGTGGTGGGCTCAGATATGCAGAATAATGGAGATGCTGTTGGTTTTAGATGGACTATGACAGGTGGTGGTCAAACCACGCCTTTAGGTACTACTTCTACAGCTGAACTTACCATACAAAATGTACCCAACTATGAGTTTACATTAACTTGTGAGCTCACTGCCAAACCAGGAGCGTGTTATACTTCTTCTTCCTATCAGGTTGTCTCTTCAACTATTACCCCCCTCCCTGTAGAAATCATCTACTTCAACGCGGCTAAAAAAGGCAAGGATGTGCAGTTGAATTGGGCGACGGCGATGGAAGAGCGCAACGTTGGTTTCGATGTGGAGGTATCTGAGGATGGAAAGGTGTTCCGCAAGTTGGGCTTTGTGCCTACGCTGAATGGGAACTCGCAGGTGAAGCAGGTGTACACCTATACTGACCGCGAAAATGGCAAGTATGGCGCGCGTTATTACCGCCTGAAGCAACTGGATACGGATGGCAAATTCGAATACTTCAGTGTGAAAGCGGTGAACTTTGGTGCCGTAAGCTACAGCATCAATGCCTTCCCGAACCCAATAGAGGGTGCAGCTATACGACTGGCAGTGCAGGCAGAGGAGAAAGGCAGCCTTCAGGTAAGAGTGATGAATGGCTTGGGTACGGAAGTTATAGCCAAAACAATAGCTGTTGGCAAAGGACAGTCTGAAGAGCAAATACTGCTCGGAGAATCACTTCCAAAAGGAGTGTACTACCTGCGCACTGAGATGGGCGGCATTGTGAAGAGCTTTAAATTAGTGAAGAAGTAA
- a CDS encoding CocE/NonD family hydrolase has product MLKKNSLLQAMALLLTCCLSATLSMAQSVNEDSVYIRQNYEKAEYKVPMRDGKSLFTVVYSPKDKSKKYPILMNRTPYSVGPYGEGYKTSLGPSPTLMRDGYIFVYQDVRGTYMSEGEFVNMTPHIAKKKGKKDVDESTDTYDAVEWLVKKLDNDNGRVGQWGISYPGFYAAAGLMSNHPALKAVSPQAPIADWFWDDFHHNGAFFLPHAFNFLASFGLPRPEPTTQRNPRFDHGTPDGYEFFMRMGPLKNANEKYLKNNVAFWNDLVAHPNYDAFWQARNILPHLKNIKGTAVMTVGGWYDAEDLYGPLKIYQTIEKNNPKLTNMIVMGPWVHGGWARNDGSSLGDVHFGQKNSPWYQQEVEARFFNHYLKNDAKKPVNLPEAIMFEGGTNEWREFAVWPPKEAQERTLYFHENGKLSFEAPKAGKTQASEYISDPAKPVPFTEAVATGMTREYMTDDQRFASRRPDVLTFQTDVLTEDLTLAGEILAQLKVATTGSDADWVVKLIDVYPDTARANPHQPNKPMGGYQAMVRSEVFRGRFRNSFEKPEPFTPNEVTPVNVELQDVLYTFKKGHRLMVQIQSTWFPLADRNPQKYVDNIFEANEEDFIKATHKVYHTPQQPTSLKVKVL; this is encoded by the coding sequence ATGTTAAAAAAGAATAGCCTGCTCCAGGCAATGGCTTTGCTGCTGACATGCTGCCTAAGCGCCACGCTAAGTATGGCACAGTCCGTGAACGAAGACTCTGTGTATATCCGGCAGAATTATGAGAAAGCGGAGTATAAAGTGCCAATGCGCGACGGCAAAAGCCTGTTCACGGTAGTATACTCTCCAAAGGACAAGAGCAAGAAATACCCGATCCTGATGAACCGCACCCCTTACTCGGTGGGACCTTACGGCGAGGGATACAAAACCAGCCTCGGCCCCAGCCCAACCCTCATGCGCGACGGGTACATATTTGTATACCAGGATGTGCGCGGCACCTACATGTCGGAAGGTGAGTTTGTGAACATGACACCACATATTGCCAAAAAGAAAGGTAAAAAGGATGTGGACGAAAGCACCGACACCTACGATGCCGTGGAATGGCTGGTGAAAAAACTGGACAACGACAACGGCCGGGTGGGCCAGTGGGGCATCTCCTATCCTGGCTTCTACGCCGCCGCCGGTCTGATGAGCAACCATCCTGCCTTGAAGGCGGTTTCGCCACAAGCTCCCATCGCCGACTGGTTCTGGGACGATTTCCACCACAACGGCGCTTTCTTTTTGCCGCACGCCTTTAATTTCCTGGCCAGCTTTGGCCTGCCGCGGCCAGAGCCTACCACGCAGCGCAACCCGCGCTTCGACCACGGCACACCCGATGGCTATGAGTTCTTCATGCGCATGGGACCACTTAAAAACGCGAACGAAAAATACCTTAAAAACAACGTTGCCTTCTGGAACGACCTGGTGGCCCACCCGAACTACGATGCCTTCTGGCAAGCGCGCAACATTCTCCCGCACCTCAAAAACATTAAAGGCACCGCTGTGATGACCGTAGGTGGGTGGTACGATGCCGAAGACTTATACGGTCCGCTCAAGATTTACCAGACCATCGAGAAAAACAACCCGAAACTAACGAACATGATCGTGATGGGCCCCTGGGTGCATGGCGGCTGGGCGCGTAACGATGGCTCCAGCCTCGGCGATGTGCACTTTGGCCAGAAGAACTCGCCCTGGTATCAGCAGGAAGTGGAGGCCCGCTTCTTTAACCACTACCTGAAGAACGATGCGAAGAAGCCGGTAAATCTGCCCGAGGCCATCATGTTTGAAGGTGGTACCAACGAGTGGCGTGAGTTTGCAGTATGGCCACCCAAAGAAGCACAGGAGCGCACGCTATACTTCCACGAAAACGGCAAACTAAGCTTCGAGGCCCCGAAAGCCGGCAAGACACAAGCCAGTGAATACATTTCGGACCCGGCCAAGCCCGTACCTTTCACAGAGGCCGTAGCCACCGGCATGACGCGCGAGTACATGACAGACGACCAGCGCTTCGCCAGCCGCCGCCCTGATGTGCTCACCTTCCAAACCGATGTGCTGACTGAAGATCTGACGCTGGCTGGTGAGATACTGGCTCAGCTAAAAGTAGCCACCACCGGCTCCGATGCCGATTGGGTGGTAAAGCTTATTGACGTATACCCTGATACAGCCCGAGCTAACCCGCACCAGCCCAACAAGCCAATGGGCGGCTACCAGGCTATGGTTCGTAGCGAGGTATTCCGGGGCCGCTTCCGTAACAGCTTCGAAAAGCCGGAGCCTTTCACCCCGAACGAGGTAACGCCGGTAAACGTGGAACTGCAGGACGTGCTGTATACTTTCAAAAAAGGCCACCGCCTGATGGTACAGATCCAAAGCACCTGGTTTCCGCTCGCAGACCGCAACCCGCAGAAGTATGTGGACAATATATTTGAGGCCAACGAAGAAGACTTCATCAAGGCCACTCATAAAGTATACCACACGCCCCAGCAACCAACCAGCCTGAAGGTGAAGGTGCTATAA
- a CDS encoding tellurite resistance TerB family protein, whose translation MEQQQDKLLKEYSQEEKGAYFGALATMAAADGKASDEELEFLSLMSEAAELPENVHSEVIAIAKEPSIINVQKCLDVLKGSQLRFSFITDIISFAKADGEYSQEEQRRIQQMADYLSVSQKQYSIIEDYVNKADEAQKHGEDPTSQSFLNKNGFGDMFKNAGISPNMVKGILGVAAPLVIASLLSGGRRRRYGYGGGMMGGGLLGGLLGGGMMGGGGMYRSGGGLGSIVSILGGLNGSRGYGNMRRSGGLGSLLGGLFGGRSRGGW comes from the coding sequence ATGGAGCAACAGCAGGATAAACTACTTAAAGAATACTCGCAGGAGGAAAAAGGAGCCTATTTTGGCGCGCTGGCTACTATGGCCGCGGCAGACGGCAAAGCAAGTGATGAAGAACTAGAGTTTCTTAGTTTGATGAGCGAAGCGGCTGAACTGCCGGAGAACGTACACAGCGAGGTAATCGCCATTGCCAAAGAGCCATCCATCATCAATGTGCAGAAGTGCCTGGATGTGCTGAAGGGGAGCCAGCTGCGCTTTTCCTTTATCACCGATATCATCAGCTTCGCCAAAGCCGATGGCGAGTACTCGCAGGAGGAGCAGCGGCGCATACAGCAAATGGCTGATTACCTGAGCGTGAGCCAGAAGCAGTACAGCATTATTGAGGACTACGTGAACAAGGCCGATGAGGCACAGAAGCACGGGGAGGACCCCACGTCGCAGTCTTTTCTGAACAAGAACGGCTTCGGGGATATGTTCAAGAACGCAGGTATTTCGCCGAACATGGTGAAAGGTATACTTGGCGTGGCCGCTCCGCTCGTAATTGCCAGCCTTTTAAGCGGAGGGCGCCGTAGACGCTACGGTTATGGTGGCGGCATGATGGGCGGCGGTTTGCTCGGCGGCCTTTTAGGCGGCGGAATGATGGGCGGTGGCGGCATGTACCGCAGTGGCGGCGGCCTCGGTTCCATCGTTTCTATACTTGGTGGGCTTAACGGCAGCAGGGGCTACGGCAACATGCGCAGGTCTGGCGGCTTAGGTTCGCTGTTGGGCGGCTTATTTGGTGGCAGGAGCAGAGGAGGCTGGTAA
- a CDS encoding DsbA family oxidoreductase, which yields MLKIKVYSDYVCPYCFYGEVVLERALKGLEDKVEVEWMPFELRPYPTPTLKPEEDYLQTTWKNSVYPMGKQLDVHMVLPKVSPQPHTHLAFEGYQFAKEKGLGEAYTHRMFTAFFQEEQDLGDKAVLANLAQEVGLDAVEFAKALDSGKYKQAHLDALKHAYEEVGVSAVPTFIIGNKKLRGLLREEDLRKLIEQELG from the coding sequence ATGTTAAAGATAAAAGTATACTCCGACTATGTATGCCCCTACTGCTTTTACGGTGAGGTGGTGCTGGAGCGGGCACTCAAAGGCCTGGAAGATAAAGTGGAAGTAGAATGGATGCCTTTCGAACTGCGCCCCTACCCGACCCCGACACTTAAACCCGAGGAAGACTACCTGCAGACTACCTGGAAAAATTCTGTTTACCCCATGGGCAAGCAACTGGATGTGCACATGGTGCTGCCCAAGGTTTCGCCGCAGCCGCACACGCACCTGGCTTTTGAAGGGTATCAGTTTGCAAAAGAAAAGGGTTTGGGCGAAGCCTACACGCACCGCATGTTCACCGCTTTTTTCCAGGAGGAGCAGGATTTGGGAGATAAGGCCGTGCTGGCGAATTTGGCACAAGAAGTAGGATTGGACGCAGTGGAATTTGCAAAGGCGCTCGACTCGGGCAAATATAAACAGGCGCACCTGGATGCCTTGAAGCATGCGTACGAAGAAGTTGGCGTTTCGGCAGTGCCAACGTTTATTATCGGGAACAAAAAACTGCGTGGGTTGCTGCGTGAGGAAGATTTAAGAAAGCTGATAGAGCAGGAACTAGGCTAA
- a CDS encoding serine hydrolase domain-containing protein — MLRNSILALTLALSLFSCQQQPQQTTATTQTSASDATTAQATASEFYYPEEGDNWERRNPEELGLDPAKLQAAVEWAKTQETQQIEKDFSTQAEIFGRPLGPLPATRANTNGIILKDGYIVAEWGDTKAVDPTYSVAKSFLSTILGLTLDKGMIQSINDPVARYVNDGGYASAQNSKVTWEHHARQTSEWQGELWGKKDDFVGKEEYGRGERKPRELQEPGTFYEYNDTRINRFALSLLRVWEKPLPEVLEDEIMDPIDASETWRWVPYQNSIATVNGKQMPSVSGGTRWGGGLWISARDEARFGYLFLRNGRWEDKQLISEEWVKQATTARGPVGPDYGYLWWLNTSGEAWPDAPKTSYAALGAGQNTVWVDPEHDIVIVWRWHNGNQNELFKRVLEAVK, encoded by the coding sequence ATGCTTCGGAATTCCATACTTGCACTTACGCTGGCACTTAGCCTTTTCTCCTGCCAGCAGCAGCCACAGCAAACTACAGCGACCACACAGACCTCTGCCTCTGATGCGACTACAGCTCAGGCAACTGCCTCTGAATTCTATTACCCCGAAGAGGGCGATAACTGGGAGCGTCGCAATCCTGAAGAGTTAGGCCTGGATCCGGCAAAGTTGCAGGCGGCAGTGGAATGGGCCAAGACCCAGGAAACACAGCAAATCGAAAAAGACTTCTCTACGCAGGCAGAGATCTTCGGCAGGCCACTTGGTCCGCTTCCCGCCACCAGGGCCAATACCAACGGCATCATCCTGAAAGACGGCTACATTGTGGCGGAGTGGGGAGATACCAAAGCGGTGGACCCGACCTACAGTGTGGCGAAGAGCTTCTTATCAACCATACTTGGCCTCACGCTCGACAAAGGGATGATTCAAAGTATAAATGACCCGGTTGCCAGGTATGTGAACGATGGTGGCTATGCTTCCGCACAGAACAGCAAGGTCACTTGGGAGCACCACGCCCGGCAGACGTCAGAGTGGCAGGGGGAGCTGTGGGGCAAGAAGGATGATTTTGTGGGAAAAGAGGAATATGGCCGCGGCGAACGCAAGCCACGCGAACTGCAGGAGCCAGGTACTTTCTATGAGTACAACGACACCCGCATCAATCGTTTTGCGCTGTCGCTGCTGAGGGTGTGGGAGAAACCGCTGCCGGAGGTGCTGGAAGATGAAATCATGGACCCGATTGATGCTTCTGAAACCTGGCGCTGGGTGCCCTATCAAAATTCTATCGCGACAGTGAATGGCAAACAGATGCCTTCGGTGAGCGGTGGCACGCGCTGGGGCGGTGGCCTCTGGATCAGCGCCCGCGACGAAGCCCGTTTTGGCTACCTGTTTCTGCGCAACGGCCGCTGGGAAGACAAACAGCTTATTTCAGAGGAGTGGGTGAAGCAGGCAACAACAGCACGCGGCCCGGTAGGACCAGACTACGGCTACCTCTGGTGGCTGAACACAAGCGGGGAGGCCTGGCCTGACGCTCCAAAAACCAGCTACGCCGCCCTGGGTGCCGGTCAAAACACCGTATGGGTAGACCCGGAGCACGATATCGTGATCGTGTGGCGCTGGCACAACGGCAACCAGAATGAGCTGTTCAAAAGAGTGCTGGAGGCAGTGAAGTAA
- a CDS encoding amidohydrolase family protein, translated as MNKRTYLSMLLAAAMALPYSAATGQDKKEAAKWKVDAEHGPQKEISFTTNEGTWMSVDVSPDGKEIIFDMLGDIYIMPASGGKAKLLRSGRPYEVQPRFSPNGQYISFTSDAGGGDNIWVMKRDGSDAKQITDESFRLLNNAVWTPDGEYLVARKHYTNTRSLGAGEMWMYHRSGGAGIQLTKRKNDQQDAGEPFASPDGKYVYFSEDMSGGSNFEYNKDPNGQIYVIRRVDRNTGKIENVITGNGGSVRPVISRDGKQVAFVRRVRTKSVLFVHDLKTGEEWPVYDKLNHDQQEAWAIFGVYPYFSWTPDNKSLVFWADGKINKLDVATKQVSNIPFEATATHYITDAVRHDHSKNGGVSPKQFTAKAIRHAVTSPDGKTLVFNAAGYIYKKDLPNGKPERITSGKDFEFYPSFSPDGKQLVFTTWNDDNFGGVYKLDIRKKNPKAVKLTTEKGFFTEPTFSPNGKYIVFSKDGGNNHMGYAHGKDRGIYYIPADGGKATLVQERGASPLFNATSDRIFFTGSEGEKYAFKSVDLNGKNEQTHYTSKYTDQFYPSPDNKWIGFVELFNGYIAPFTTNGAGLDLSADTKAVPVARFTRDAGTSIHWSADSKKINWVLGDEYFSNDLKDRFTFVAGAPDKLPAIDTTGLKIGLELKTDIPEGKVAFTNARIITMKGDEVIEGGTIIVDGNRIVAVGKDVAVPKDAKVIDAKGKTIMPGIVDAHAHLGTFRLGMSPQKQWSYFANLAYGVTTTHDPSSTTEMVFSQSEAVKSGAMIGPRIYSTGTILYGADGNFKAVINSLDDARSHLRRLKAVGGFSVKSYNQPRREQRQQVIQAARELDMSVYPEGGSTFFHNMSMVLDGHTGIEHNIPVSPLYKDVLEVWKASKSGYTPTLIVNYGATNGEYYWYQNTNVWEKDRLLKFTPRSIIDGRARFVTKVPNEEYENGYMATSRDAKALTDNGVKVNLGAHGQLQGLGAHWELWMLQQGGMTNHEALRAATLNGAEYLGMDKEIGSLEAGKLADLIVLDANPLENIQNSEQVKYTMINGHLYDAATMAEVGNYDKKPGKFWWENDKYASAFDWHEGTDTRFEGIAGEHCVCRH; from the coding sequence ATGAATAAACGTACTTACCTGAGTATGTTACTGGCCGCAGCAATGGCTCTCCCTTATAGCGCTGCAACGGGCCAGGACAAAAAAGAGGCCGCCAAGTGGAAAGTGGACGCCGAGCACGGCCCGCAGAAAGAAATATCTTTCACCACGAACGAAGGCACCTGGATGAGCGTGGATGTGAGCCCTGACGGCAAAGAAATCATTTTCGATATGCTGGGCGATATTTACATCATGCCTGCTTCCGGCGGCAAGGCAAAGCTTCTTCGCAGCGGCCGCCCTTACGAGGTGCAGCCGCGTTTCAGCCCGAACGGCCAGTATATTTCCTTTACATCTGATGCCGGAGGAGGCGATAACATCTGGGTGATGAAGCGTGACGGATCGGATGCCAAGCAAATAACGGACGAAAGCTTCCGTCTGCTCAACAATGCTGTCTGGACGCCGGACGGGGAATACCTGGTTGCCCGCAAGCACTACACCAACACCCGCTCGCTGGGAGCCGGTGAGATGTGGATGTACCACCGCTCCGGTGGCGCAGGCATACAGCTAACCAAGCGCAAAAACGACCAGCAGGATGCGGGTGAGCCCTTTGCATCGCCTGATGGCAAGTACGTATACTTTTCCGAAGACATGAGCGGCGGCTCTAACTTTGAGTACAACAAAGACCCGAATGGCCAGATCTACGTGATCCGTCGCGTGGACCGCAACACAGGAAAAATCGAAAACGTCATTACCGGAAACGGGGGCTCTGTTCGCCCGGTTATTTCCCGGGATGGCAAGCAGGTTGCGTTTGTGCGCCGCGTGCGCACCAAATCGGTGCTGTTTGTGCACGACCTGAAAACAGGCGAAGAGTGGCCGGTGTACGACAAACTGAACCACGACCAGCAGGAAGCCTGGGCTATCTTCGGCGTTTACCCTTACTTCTCCTGGACACCAGACAACAAAAGCCTCGTGTTCTGGGCTGATGGCAAAATCAACAAGTTGGATGTAGCTACGAAGCAGGTAAGCAACATTCCTTTCGAGGCAACGGCTACGCATTATATTACCGATGCCGTGCGCCACGACCACAGCAAGAACGGCGGTGTTTCGCCGAAGCAATTCACAGCAAAGGCAATCCGCCATGCCGTTACCTCTCCGGATGGCAAGACGCTGGTGTTTAACGCTGCCGGATACATTTACAAGAAAGACCTGCCAAACGGCAAGCCCGAGCGCATCACCTCTGGCAAAGACTTTGAGTTCTATCCTTCTTTCTCGCCGGATGGAAAGCAGCTGGTATTCACCACCTGGAACGATGACAATTTCGGGGGTGTGTACAAACTCGACATCCGCAAGAAGAACCCAAAAGCAGTTAAACTGACAACTGAGAAAGGCTTCTTTACAGAGCCTACCTTCTCGCCGAACGGCAAATACATTGTGTTCAGCAAAGACGGTGGCAACAACCACATGGGCTATGCACACGGCAAAGACCGCGGCATTTACTACATTCCAGCCGATGGAGGCAAAGCAACCCTGGTGCAGGAGCGAGGCGCTTCTCCCCTGTTCAACGCTACGTCGGACCGTATCTTCTTTACCGGCAGCGAAGGCGAGAAGTATGCTTTCAAGAGTGTAGACCTGAACGGAAAAAATGAGCAGACGCACTATACCTCTAAGTATACTGATCAGTTCTACCCTAGCCCGGACAACAAGTGGATTGGTTTTGTAGAGCTGTTCAACGGCTATATCGCCCCTTTCACCACGAACGGTGCCGGCTTGGATTTAAGCGCTGATACCAAAGCTGTTCCGGTTGCACGTTTCACCCGCGACGCCGGCACCAGCATCCACTGGTCAGCCGACAGTAAGAAGATCAATTGGGTGTTAGGTGATGAGTATTTCTCCAACGACCTGAAAGACCGCTTCACGTTTGTAGCCGGTGCACCGGATAAACTTCCAGCCATCGACACAACAGGTTTGAAAATTGGCCTGGAGCTGAAAACCGATATTCCAGAGGGCAAAGTAGCCTTCACCAATGCGCGCATCATCACCATGAAAGGGGATGAAGTGATTGAAGGCGGCACGATCATCGTAGACGGCAACCGCATTGTAGCCGTTGGCAAAGATGTGGCTGTTCCAAAAGACGCGAAAGTAATTGACGCTAAGGGCAAAACCATCATGCCGGGCATTGTGGACGCACACGCGCACTTAGGCACTTTCCGCCTGGGCATGAGCCCGCAAAAGCAATGGTCATACTTTGCGAACCTGGCTTACGGCGTTACCACTACGCACGACCCTTCTTCCACAACTGAGATGGTGTTCAGCCAGTCTGAGGCAGTGAAATCGGGCGCTATGATTGGGCCGCGCATTTACTCCACGGGTACGATCCTTTACGGTGCCGATGGCAATTTCAAGGCTGTTATCAATAGCCTTGATGATGCCCGCTCGCACCTGCGCCGTCTAAAAGCAGTAGGTGGCTTCTCGGTGAAGAGCTACAACCAGCCTCGTCGTGAGCAGCGCCAGCAGGTGATTCAGGCAGCCCGTGAACTGGATATGAGTGTGTACCCGGAAGGTGGTTCTACCTTCTTCCACAACATGTCGATGGTGCTGGATGGCCACACAGGTATTGAGCACAACATCCCGGTATCGCCGCTTTACAAAGACGTGCTGGAAGTATGGAAAGCCTCTAAGTCTGGCTACACGCCTACCCTGATCGTGAATTATGGCGCTACGAACGGAGAATACTACTGGTACCAGAACACAAACGTGTGGGAGAAAGACCGCCTGCTCAAGTTCACGCCGCGCTCTATTATTGATGGCCGCGCCCGCTTCGTGACCAAAGTGCCGAACGAGGAGTATGAGAACGGCTACATGGCTACTTCACGCGATGCCAAAGCATTGACCGATAATGGCGTGAAAGTAAACCTCGGCGCTCACGGACAGTTGCAAGGCCTGGGAGCGCACTGGGAGCTTTGGATGCTGCAGCAGGGCGGCATGACGAATCATGAAGCCCTGCGTGCCGCTACGTTGAACGGTGCTGAGTACCTTGGCATGGACAAGGAAATCGGCTCTCTGGAAGCAGGTAAGTTAGCCGACCTGATCGTGCTGGATGCGAACCCGCTGGAGAACATCCAAAACTCGGAGCAGGTGAAGTATACCATGATCAACGGCCACCTTTACGATGCCGCCACCATGGCCGAAGTAGGCAACTACGACAAGAAGCCGGGCAAATTCTGGTGGGAAAACGATAAGTATGCCTCTGCCTTTGATTGGCATGAGGGAACTGATACCCGTTTTGAAGGTATAGCCGGCGAGCACTGCGTGTGCCGCCACTAA